One window of the Esox lucius isolate fEsoLuc1 chromosome 8, fEsoLuc1.pri, whole genome shotgun sequence genome contains the following:
- the si:ch73-60h1.1 gene encoding calcium/calmodulin-dependent protein kinase type IV, with amino-acid sequence MPTSRSGSSPVEYWVDGSRRDVSLDEFYTMGPELGRGATSVVFRTEEKQTQKPYAAKVLKKTIDKKIVRTEIGVLLRLSHPNIIRLKEIFETETDIALILELVTGGELFDRIVERGYYSERDAAHVIKQILEAVAYLHENGVVHRDLKPENLLYADLSLDAPLKIADFGLSKIIDEQVTMKTVCGTPGYCAPEILRGNAYGPEVDMWSVGVILYILLCGFEPFFDPRGDQYMYSRILNCDYEFVSPWWDEVSLNAKDLVRKLIVQDPHKRLTVKEALEHPWVLGKAARFSHMDTTQRKLQEFNARRKLKAIMKAVVATSRMHEGSRRRTDSCDMPGSEKTTSRQGSMQQDPPQELEPQEGQATLGMDPAQTQGEEDPCPPPLPPRCPRPTPTTPPLLAGAPTPICLLTRPPLRGVDGLRQMSVIPQTAVVRPRVPQKSCSSVDPADSRRDPSSPVRSTPPSPKSISNGFPIGVESGNKTAQCQ; translated from the exons ATGCCCACCTCTCGTTCGGGCTCCAGCCCGGTGGAATACTGGGTGGATGGCTCGCGCCGAGATGTCTCTTTGGACGAGTTCTACACCATGGGGCCTGAACTGGGAAG GGGGGCCACATCAGTGGTGTTTCGTACTgaggagaaacagacacagaagcCCTATGCTGCTAAGGTCCTCAAGAAGACT ATTGATAAGAAGATTGTGCGGACGGAAATTGGAGTTCTGCTGCGACTTTCCCACCCAAATATT ATCCGCCTGAAGGAGATCTTTGAGACAGAGACGGACATAGCCCTTATCTTGGAGCTGGTGACCGGAGGGGAACTCTTTGACAG GATTGTGGAGAGAGGGTACTACAGTGAGAGAGATGCTGCCCATGTCATCAAGCAGATCCTGGAGGCTGTGGCg TATTTGCATGAAAATGGGGTGGTGCATCGAGACCTGAAACCAGAAAACCTTCTCTACGCAGACCTCTCCTTGGATGCGCCACTGAAGATcg CCGACTTTGGCCTGTCGAAGATAATAGATGAGCAAGTGACCATGAAGACGGTGTGTGGCACGCCTGGATACTGCG CTCCGGAGATCCTCCGAGGCAATGCCTACGGTCCTGAAGTGGACATGTGGTCTGTGGGAGTAATCCTGTACATCTT gctgtGTGGGTTTGAACCGTTCTTCGATCCGAGGGGGGATCAGTACATGTACAGCCGCATCCTTAACTGCGACTATGAGTTTGTCTCCCCCTGGTGGGATGAGGTCTCTCTCAACGCTAAGGACTTG GTCAGGAAGCTGATAGTGCAGGATCCTCACAAACGTCTGACAGTGAAGGAGGCCCTGGAACATCCCTGGGTACTGGGCAAGGCCGCCCGTTTCTCCCACATGGACACCACTCAGAGGAAGCTACAGGAGTTCAACGCCAGGCGCAAGCTCAAG GCTATCATGAAGGCTGTGGTGGCCACCAGCCGCATGCACGAGGGTTCCCGGCGACGAACCGACAGCTGCGACATGCCCGGCTCGGAAAAAACCACCTCCAGGCAGGGCAGCATGCAGCAGGATCCTCCCCAGGAGCTGGAGCCCCAGGAGGGTCAGGCCACCCTGGGAATGGACCCCGCCCAGACCCAGGGTGAAGAGGacccctgccccccacccctgCCACCACGTTGCCCCCGACCCACACCCACCACCCCTCCTCTACTGGCCGGGGCTCCTACCCCCATCTGCCTGCTCACCAGGCCTCCTCTAAGGGGTGTTGACGGGCTGAGACAGATGTCAGTCATCCCCCAGACAGCTGTGGTACGGCCCAGGGTGCCTCAGAAGAGCTGCTCGTCGGTGGACCCTGCTGACTCCAGGCGGGACCCCTCCTCCCCTGTCCGGAGTACCCCGCCAAGCCCCAAGAGCATCAGTAATGGATTCCCCATAGGGGTGGAGTCCGGCAACAAGACGGCCCAGTGTCAGTGA